The Candidatus Latescibacter sp. genome contains the following window.
AGTCAGGAGAGGGGGTAACTCATTGCTAGCTATGTCCTTACCCTCTCCTAATTAGGAGAGGGTGGCTGAAGGCCGGGTGAGGTTTTCGTCAATTCAGAGAGCTTTTTAATACTTTTTGCCGGATCATCATTAATGGGAGATTGATAATTGTCATTGCCACATATAATATACATAATATTCATCCCCGAGTAAATGGTTCTTTACCTTTTTTGCACCTCTTACCCTCGTATTGCCCAGCGGAGGATGTCCAAGAGTTTGGGAGGCTTGCCCTGCATCAGGATGCCGATCCGGAAGATTCTGCCTCCGGCCCATACTGAGAATAGAGTAAAGAGCAGAACTCCCGCAATTCCGACAATCGGCTGCCAGACAGGGACGCCGGCCGGGGTGCTCAATCTGAGCATCATCAGCATCGGTGTAAAAGGAGGAAACAGTGAAAGCCAGGTCGAAAAGGCGCTCAACGGCTCCCTGAGCACCGGCGTCATGATAAACATGGGTATCATCATCGGCAGCATTGCCGGCAGAGCCAGGGATTGCACGTCTTTTAAATCGTTGCAGGCCGACCCCAGAGCGGCAAGCATCGATCCGAACAAGAATACGGCCAGGATCATGAAAGCAAAAAACCACGGGAGCAAATGATAGGGAATATAAGCGCTAAGCCCCATATACTTTCCGGCCGTGATTCCACCGATGACATATACCATAGAAGCGGTCAGCGACACACCCACACCGCCGATGATTTTTCCCATCATGAATTCGAAAGGCTGTATCGAGCCGAGAAGCACCTCGGCGATGCGCTGGGTTTTTTCCTCCATTACTGAGGTCAGGAGCGGATTTGCCCCAAGCATGATCATAAAGAACATCAGCATGATCATGATCATGGGAATGCCTATCGCAACTCCTTCATTGCTGCGTTCGGCGTCTTTGAACTTGCCGGTTCCCTCGTTCAGCGAGGCCAGACCCAGGCCATCGATATTTACCCATAAAAACAGGTCCCTGATTTTTGATTCATCAATACCCGCATCGGCAAGCCGCAGGCTTCGAAGCTGGTTGTTGACCGGCCACGACAGCCATCTCCGGAGATCGTCCAATACCGCGTTCTTGGAGTGATAGGCAATGCGCGATCTCTCGGGATTGCCTGCAGGATGAACGACATCGGCGCCGATTTCCACGAAAGCGTACAGCTTTTTCGCGCGAATAAGGTTCGAAAGCTCCAACCGCTGCTTCGCAGGGTTTTCCCTGTTCGGGTCAATGACCTCGAAAAGGTATGCCGGCCTGACTTTTTTGCCTTTTTTAGTATCGTACAATTCGGTTTCGTTTCTTGTTTTTGCAGCCAGCACAATGGAATCGGCAATCTTCCCCGACCAGTCGATGACTGCAATTTTTTTATCGGAAGTGTCGATATGACTTTCTGACAGCTTCATGGCTATAAAACCGCCGCTCATAAAGATCGGCATCAGAACGAGGCCGATTATGAACCCTTTTGTCCTGACTGCGGCCTTGTATTCCCGCCAGGCTAGAGTCATTATCTTACGCATGTTTCACCTCCCTCGCCTCGGGCCCGGCAATCCTTATAAAAATGTCATGGAGCGATGGTTTTGCTATTTCAAAGCTCAATATGGATGTCCTAGCAAGGATAGTCTTCAGAACGTTCCGGGGATCGCAGTTCGGCGACATACGAAGCTCCTGCATTCTTCCGAAATCGTTTATGCTTTCAACGCCGTCCAGTTCCTGCAATGCCGGGAGACCGCTGCCGGTCTTGATACGGATCGTATCGGTGCCATAGGTATCCTGAATGGATGACAGGGTGCCGTCAAGCACTTTTCCCCCCCGGAAAATCATGAAAATGAAATCGCACATATTTTCGGCCATGTTCATATCATGGGTGCTGAATATCACCGTTGCGCCCTTTTCCCGAAGTTCAAGCAGAGCATTCTTAAGACTCTCCGTGTTGACCGGATCGAGACCGCTGAACGGTTCATCGAGTATGATCAATTCCGGTTCGGTGACCACTGTCGCCAGGAACTGTACTTTCTGGCTCATTCCCTTGCTGAGCGCCCCCACTTTTTTAGCGGCGCAATCGGACAGATCGAGTTTCGTAAGCCACCGGTCGACTTCTCCGGTTACATCTTTACCGCACTTGAGTTTCCCGTAAAACTGGAGTATCTCGCGCACCTTCATGTTCTTGTAGAGGCCCCGCTCTTCGGGGAGGTAGCCTATTCGATCAGTGCAGGCGCCCCTGGACTTCTCACCGAACAGGAGTATCTTTCCGCTGTCAGGATAAAAGATGTTCATGATCATTCGCAGTGTCGTTGTTTTGCCTGACCCATTTGGTCCGATAAAACCATAAATGCTGCCCTGAGGAACCGAAAGAGAAATATCGTCAACCGCGATTGTTTTGCCGAATGTTTTGGTTACATTCTGTAATTCGACTGTGTTCACAGGAGACCTTTCCTGCTGTTATTTTTTTTTGACAGGATTATATGTTTTTTTTTCTAATCTGAATTATACATAAACCCTGAATATTCCCGCAATTAAAATAAATAACTTATAGTTTTATTTAACAGATGATCCGGCAAAAAGTAATTTTTACATTATTTTCTGGTGTTTTAAACCTCACCCCCAGTCCCCCTCTCCTAGTCAGGAGAGGGGGTAACTCATTGCTGGCTATGTTTTTGCCCTCTCCTAATTAGGAGAGAGTGGCCGAAGGCCGGGTGAGGTTTTCGTCAGTTTAGAGAGCTTTTTAATATTTTTTACCGGATCATCTTAACAGTTATTTGAAATAATTGTTTGATAATTGTTGTAAGTTATTGTAAATATTAGACGCGATTTTTTGGTGTTCTCAAAAGGTAGTGCCCCAGGAATAAGAAATAATTGTAGACACGAGTTATGTTCAGGTTTTAATGTCTCCACTGTTCCCGCGTTTCTCCCCTATTTCCATCGTAATTGGGGAGATCGCGGACATAATGTATTTTTGGTTGACTCATGGAGCAATATTGAATAAATTGATTTGATTCAACTATTCGATTTCCCATAAGGATTGCAGGAGCAGGAGAAAAGCTTCTTTTTTCTATAAGCAGAGATGGAGAAGTGAGTGATAGATAAAAGGAATTTGAACGCATTATAGATTACGAAAGGATAAAAAGTGCCGCATTTTCGCTATTCTTCTTGGGCTGCCGGGCTTCGTTCATCCGATATTTCAGAGATACTCTGGATGGCCAGACAGCCCGGGATGCTGACCCTGGCGCCGGGAGTTCCTTACCCCGGCTCCTATCCTACTGAAAAAGTAGCGGAAATCATCGAATCGCTGATAACCCGTGAGCCGGAAACCATCTTTCCCTATCCGTTCCTGCAAGGGACTCTCCGCAGCCGTGAGGCGGTAGTGTACCGCATGGCCAAACGCGGTGTGAAGGGACTCAGCCCGGAGCGGGTAGTGATGACCGCCGGATCCCAGGCGGCGATGGACATGGCCACCCGGATAATCATGGACCCTGGAGATACCATGATCATCGAGGCGCCGACTTTTATGGGCACTTTGGATTCGATCAAGAACGCCGGATTCGATCTGGTCGAGATACCCATCGATGCGGACGGTATCAGGACGGATATTCTGCGGGACACACTCGCCCGTCTCTCGAAGCAGGGTATCTATCCTAAGATGATCTATCTCATGTCCAATTACCACAATCCGGCAGGTATCATGCTCTCCCAGGAGCGAAGAAAAGAACTCCCCCTGATAGCGGAAGAATACAACTGCTTTATCGCTGAGGATGATGCATACAGCGAGCTCCTCTACGACGACCTGGACCAGACAGCGGTAAAAGCGTATGATACGACCGATTCGGTGATTTACCTGGGAAGCTTCTCAAAGCTGGTTTCTCCGGGATTCCGGGTCGGCTGGGCGGTGGTGCCAGAAGAGATGACTGCAACATGGAATACCTGCCGTCCCATGCTCGAGGTCGGCGCCCCCGCCCTTAATCAGGAAATCATCGCCGAACTGCACGTTGACAACTGGCTGGACGGCCATATCGAGAAAATCAGGAAGGGATACCGGAGCCGCCGTGACGCCATGCTTCGCGCCCTGGAAACGTATATGCCCGAAGGATGCACCTGGACTCCTGCCCACGGTGGATTCTATGTCTGGGTCACCACGCCGGACTCTATCGATAACGACCAGCTTCTCCTGACCGCGGTTAAAAACAAGGTCATCTATTTCACCGGCAAGTTCTTTTACCTCGATCACCAGAATCACGGGCATTTCCGCCTGTGTTTCTCACGGCCGGATGAAGATACCATTACCGAAGGGGTTAAGAGAGTAGCTACAGCAATCAAGGAAGAGATGGCCAAGAAGAGACATGTATACTAATTTGCCGCTGTTTTTCTCCCTTTTTCTCATCCTTGTTTCTGTATCGGAGGCTTTTGCCGCCGATATCACCTGGAAAATATATCTCGAACAGTACCAGACCGAGCCCCTGAATCCCCCAAAGGCGACACGGGAGGGAGAAGAGTTCTCCATACCGTCGATTTCTCTTCCTTCGTATGCATCGGGCGCACAAAAACTGATCTATGCTTTGGAAAGAACACGATTCCTTATTCAGCAGACACCTGGATCACGGCCTATAGAAATTCACATCATCCTTAATAATCAGGGAGACGCTTTTGAAAAGGCCAGGCCGGATGTTCCGGTATTCATCAACATCACAATAGATGTCTATGTGGATGGCCGTAAGGATAGCAGTTTCCGGTTTCTCTCCAATTCTCCACTGGTCATGACCATACCATCCTCCGGAGTCGATGCTCTGCTCAGGTTATGTGACGGCGATTTGAAAAGGGGAGAGGATCTTGTGCTGGCTTTTGATCTCGGAACACGATTTTCGAACGAAGGTATCACCATGAGCAATACTACTTCGGGAATATCTGCGGGTATCTCCCATCCTTCCACCATTGTGGGAAGCAGGTACGATCTTCTCAAGCTGCAGCCGCCTGTCAAAATCAACACCTGGGGAAAAATAAAACTTCTCTTTCAATGACTGATTCTATAAGACTTGTGAAAAATCCTGTCTAGTCTATATGATAGATGCCGAAACAAGTTCGGCATGACGCGGTCACCCTGAACTCGTTTCAGGGTCTACATGATAACAAAACCAACATATTCACAAGTCTTCTATATCACTCTGGTCAATTCCCTGAGCGCGGGATAGTGAACCACCAGACACTGGGAGCAAAGCTTTTCGGTGCCGTCTTTACCTGATATCGGGAAATATTTGCCGGACTATGCAGAAATAGGAAATAAATGCCGGTCTATGGCAGGCCGGCATTTTTAAAGTTATGTGTGCGAGTGAGTTATCACGTATCTTTGGGTATGATTTTCTCTTCAACCATCGCTTCTTTTTCCGCTTCTGCGGAAGGAATTACCCTGTCCTTTGCTGGATGGGCATGCCACCAGTTGGCCAGGATGGAGCCGGAGATGTTCATCCAGGGGCCGAAAATAGCAGGCGCCAGGGCCGCCGCAGGGCTTTTCAGCACGTTGATGGCTAAGGCGGAGGCCATGCCGCCGTTCTGCAGGCCGACTTCTATAGCTACTGTCCGGCAGGATTTTTCATCCAGCCCGCAGAGACGGCTTCCCCAGTAACCGCCCAGATATCCCATCGTATTATGGATCATCTCGGCGCCGAGGAGCATCAGCCCCACTGCGAGCAGATTGTCCCTTCCGGCGGAAGTGATAACAACGATAATGAAAACAATGCCGCCCATGGAAAGGATCGGAAGGGAGCGGTCGAGCCAGTTTACCTTGCCGTGCATAAATTTGTTGAAAATCAGACCGGCAGAGACAGGGATGATGGTTATCTTGAAAACACCCCACATCATCAGGAGGAAGTCGATCGGCACAAACTGCCCGGCCAGAAATTTCATCCACAACGGGGTCATGATGGGGGCGGCCAGGGTTGCGCATGCGGTGATGGTGACCGAAAGCGCAAGGTTCGATCCGGCGATATAGTTCATCACATTGGAAGCGAGTCCGGAGGGGACGCATCCGATGAGGATCACTCCTGCCGCTATTTCCGGCGGGAATCCGAAGGTTTTGGCAAGGGTGAATCCAACAAGCGGCATCACGGTGAACTGCAGGGTCATGCCAACCAGAACCCCCTTGGGCATGAGGAGCACCTGGGTGAAATCCCTCACGCTCATTGCGGTTCCCATGCCAAACATGATGATCATCATCAATGGTTCAATCAGCCTGGTAAGCTTGTAACTGCCCCATTGCTGGAAAAGGTAGGGGTAGAACATGGAAACCGAAACTGCGGCGAAAATCCAGATGGTGAAAGCAAACCCTTTCAGCGCGTCATTTCCCCGTGAATACATGGCAAAAAAAGCGAACAACCCGACAAAGAGAGGACCTGCCTCAGCCAGCCTTCCCATGGCGATCATGGCGATGATCCCGACAAGGCAGGCAACAGTCGCAACAAGGAAAACCGTATATATTTTTTTACCCATTGTGTTTGATGAACCCTCCATTGCATCTCCTTGCATTAAAGTTTACGGTTATGTCGTTAAGTAAGCTAAAGTGATCATCCGAAAGGTTAATCCCCCCTACCCCCCTTATTAAGGGGGGAAAAAGAAAATTGTTCCTAGTAATATGTAAAGATTTATTAGGATTTGACAGAACCCTCTCCCTAAATTCCCCCCTTAATAAGGGGGGATGCCGTAGGCAGGGGGGATTTTAAAGACACAGGAGCACTCAATTTCTCTTATTTACTTATATTGCCGACTTAACGCCATAACCGAATTAAAGTTATCCTCTTATTCTTTCGAATATCTATAATAATTGAGTGGAAGGCAAGGGAAAACGGAAGAATTCGGGTTATCTGGTGCTCAGATCATCGCCAAGGTCTTTTTCGTTCCGCTTGCCCTTTTCAAGTGCGGCCGAGACTACGACAAGCTCGATCTCCCCGTTCGAGTTGTTATAGAGGCCATGCGAGTCATAGATGGTGCAGGGAATGGCGTCCCCCGCTTTCACCTCCCAGGTGACATTGTTCACTGTAACCTTCCCGCTTCCCGAAACCAGGTAGTAGACCTCTTCGATCATGTTGTGCTGGTGGTAGCCGATAGAGGTTCCCGGAGGCAGGATGCAGTGGTCAATGAACTCCCAGTTGGTCGCGAAGGAATTTTTGTCGAAACAGCGCCGGAAGAGAATGGTTCCCTTGCCGCCGTGGGCGTTCGTGGCAGATTTGAGCAAGCGGCGGTCGAGAAGCGTCCACTGGAACGGCGGCGGTGACTCTAGTGTCTTCTGCGAGAGATCATCCACGAAATCGATGGAATCCCACTTGTTCTTCACCATGCTCACCGCAAAATAGAGCCAGTCAAGCGATACATCGCTGTTGGGATTGTAGATGCCATGTGAAGAGCCTTTCTGGCAGACCACCATAGCCCTTGGCGGAAGCTCGGCGGTGTGGCCGTTCACAGTGAACTGTGCGTTGGCGTTCAGAATGATGAATATCTCCTCAATGCCGCGGTGGACATGCTCGCCGATGCTGCACTGCGGGGGAATCTCGCCGCGTGAGATCGCACGTAGGTTGGTTGCGAAATCAGGGGTGCCGTAAATGGGCGACAGCTTCACCGTTCCCGCGCCGCTGTGACACTTGGGTGTGTCCTTGTATGTCGAGGGAACCAGGCTCCAGTAAATGGGCTTGCCTTTCTGCTCGGCGAGGGAGGGGGAGGGCCAGAACATCCATAGAATGAGCATTGTGAGCGGGAGAAAAATACGTTTCATGGGAGCGTCCTTTGTGAAATTTTTAAGTATTGAACGATGGCAGTCAGGTGAAAAAGTCGGTTTACACACTCCTCAGACCCTGAAACGGTTTTATCGTTCCCGCGAAGCGGCAACAAGTTCAGGGTGACACGGTTTCTGGTCATGCCGAACTTGTTTCGGCATCTATCTTTTGACAGGATTCCTCCAGCGGCCGGTACGCCTTCGGGATATGCGCCTTGACTACATCTTTTTCAAGGAATTGCTTGTATGTGGCGTTAGTCCAGAATTTGGCCACCAGCGATAGCTCTATTGCTGAGGTGCGGCGGTCGTGTGCGGCGTAATGATCGAGCGCGGCTTTCAGGTGAGTGCAGGTCTTTTCGAGAAGGCCGCGCGCTTCCGGGTCGGTGAAGTCGCCGCTACGGAGCGCCCGGGCGGGAACGGACGTTTCGTAGGCAAACGTGCCGTCGGTGATATTTTCCAGGTAGCCGTCCACGATGTCCCAGGGGGTTCCCATATACATGAGGAAAATCTCTTCGTCGGTCAGCTTGTGACGGCCGTTGCGCTCGTCCTCGAGGGCGGCCTCGGCGATGCGGAAGCCCAGCTCGACCGCTTTTGGGCGGGCCTCACGGATATAGGCCACATGCACCGGCAGACCTCCGATGTAGCGGAATCCGCTCCCGGCGGCGAGTTTGCAGAGCTCTGCGGTTGCGCGGGTCTGGAAGCCCTGGTTTGAGGCGCAGGAAATGGAGGCGAACGGGAGGCCGTAGGGAATTCCCTCCCAGAAGGTAGGGTAGATGCGCTCGAGGAACAGCCGCGCCTGTGCGGACATCCCCCAGCCGTGGACGGGATCGACCACCAGGAGGCCGTTCGCGCGGATAAACCCCTGGAAAAGCTCGCCCTTTCGCTTCCTGCCCCAGTCGTCATCGAGGACGCAGCCCGAACCCACATTCCGGATGCAGTGGAAACAGCTTTTGCAGGGGCCGTAGGTATAGTCGTGCAGGTGGTAGACCTCGACATCGAGTCCTTTCACCCCTTCCAGGTTCTGGACCACATTCTCCATGAGCGAGGAGGTAAATCCTTTTTTCCTGCCGCTTCCCTGAACCACCATGAGACACGCCATTCGTTTCTCTCCTCTATCTTAACTGAGTTTTTTCCCCGATTCGATTCCGGCCTCTCGAATGT
Protein-coding sequences here:
- a CDS encoding ABC transporter permease, yielding MRKIMTLAWREYKAAVRTKGFIIGLVLMPIFMSGGFIAMKLSESHIDTSDKKIAVIDWSGKIADSIVLAAKTRNETELYDTKKGKKVRPAYLFEVIDPNRENPAKQRLELSNLIRAKKLYAFVEIGADVVHPAGNPERSRIAYHSKNAVLDDLRRWLSWPVNNQLRSLRLADAGIDESKIRDLFLWVNIDGLGLASLNEGTGKFKDAERSNEGVAIGIPMIMIMLMFFMIMLGANPLLTSVMEEKTQRIAEVLLGSIQPFEFMMGKIIGGVGVSLTASMVYVIGGITAGKYMGLSAYIPYHLLPWFFAFMILAVFLFGSMLAALGSACNDLKDVQSLALPAMLPMMIPMFIMTPVLREPLSAFSTWLSLFPPFTPMLMMLRLSTPAGVPVWQPIVGIAGVLLFTLFSVWAGGRIFRIGILMQGKPPKLLDILRWAIRG
- a CDS encoding ATP-binding cassette domain-containing protein; protein product: MNTVELQNVTKTFGKTIAVDDISLSVPQGSIYGFIGPNGSGKTTTLRMIMNIFYPDSGKILLFGEKSRGACTDRIGYLPEERGLYKNMKVREILQFYGKLKCGKDVTGEVDRWLTKLDLSDCAAKKVGALSKGMSQKVQFLATVVTEPELIILDEPFSGLDPVNTESLKNALLELREKGATVIFSTHDMNMAENMCDFIFMIFRGGKVLDGTLSSIQDTYGTDTIRIKTGSGLPALQELDGVESINDFGRMQELRMSPNCDPRNVLKTILARTSILSFEIAKPSLHDIFIRIAGPEAREVKHA
- a CDS encoding flavodoxin family protein, producing the protein MACLMVVQGSGRKKGFTSSLMENVVQNLEGVKGLDVEVYHLHDYTYGPCKSCFHCIRNVGSGCVLDDDWGRKRKGELFQGFIRANGLLVVDPVHGWGMSAQARLFLERIYPTFWEGIPYGLPFASISCASNQGFQTRATAELCKLAAGSGFRYIGGLPVHVAYIREARPKAVELGFRIAEAALEDERNGRHKLTDEEIFLMYMGTPWDIVDGYLENITDGTFAYETSVPARALRSGDFTDPEARGLLEKTCTHLKAALDHYAAHDRRTSAIELSLVAKFWTNATYKQFLEKDVVKAHIPKAYRPLEESCQKIDAETSSA
- a CDS encoding PLP-dependent aminotransferase family protein; this translates as MPHFRYSSWAAGLRSSDISEILWMARQPGMLTLAPGVPYPGSYPTEKVAEIIESLITREPETIFPYPFLQGTLRSREAVVYRMAKRGVKGLSPERVVMTAGSQAAMDMATRIIMDPGDTMIIEAPTFMGTLDSIKNAGFDLVEIPIDADGIRTDILRDTLARLSKQGIYPKMIYLMSNYHNPAGIMLSQERRKELPLIAEEYNCFIAEDDAYSELLYDDLDQTAVKAYDTTDSVIYLGSFSKLVSPGFRVGWAVVPEEMTATWNTCRPMLEVGAPALNQEIIAELHVDNWLDGHIEKIRKGYRSRRDAMLRALETYMPEGCTWTPAHGGFYVWVTTPDSIDNDQLLLTAVKNKVIYFTGKFFYLDHQNHGHFRLCFSRPDEDTITEGVKRVATAIKEEMAKKRHVY
- a CDS encoding cupin domain-containing protein — protein: MKRIFLPLTMLILWMFWPSPSLAEQKGKPIYWSLVPSTYKDTPKCHSGAGTVKLSPIYGTPDFATNLRAISRGEIPPQCSIGEHVHRGIEEIFIILNANAQFTVNGHTAELPPRAMVVCQKGSSHGIYNPNSDVSLDWLYFAVSMVKNKWDSIDFVDDLSQKTLESPPPFQWTLLDRRLLKSATNAHGGKGTILFRRCFDKNSFATNWEFIDHCILPPGTSIGYHQHNMIEEVYYLVSGSGKVTVNNVTWEVKAGDAIPCTIYDSHGLYNNSNGEIELVVVSAALEKGKRNEKDLGDDLSTR
- a CDS encoding bile acid:sodium symporter family protein; amino-acid sequence: MEGSSNTMGKKIYTVFLVATVACLVGIIAMIAMGRLAEAGPLFVGLFAFFAMYSRGNDALKGFAFTIWIFAAVSVSMFYPYLFQQWGSYKLTRLIEPLMMIIMFGMGTAMSVRDFTQVLLMPKGVLVGMTLQFTVMPLVGFTLAKTFGFPPEIAAGVILIGCVPSGLASNVMNYIAGSNLALSVTITACATLAAPIMTPLWMKFLAGQFVPIDFLLMMWGVFKITIIPVSAGLIFNKFMHGKVNWLDRSLPILSMGGIVFIIVVITSAGRDNLLAVGLMLLGAEMIHNTMGYLGGYWGSRLCGLDEKSCRTVAIEVGLQNGGMASALAINVLKSPAAALAPAIFGPWMNISGSILANWWHAHPAKDRVIPSAEAEKEAMVEEKIIPKDT